Proteins encoded by one window of Micromonospora coxensis:
- a CDS encoding lantibiotic dehydratase → MSHLIPLGDTGWSVWRDVVLRTAGFPAGGLAAFAAPEAADAADALLAGEGAADVFEKAFAAALADGSTVAGEIAADPLLREAVTWQNPEMLIALDGLLRTDPAVRNVRRRKRELSLLRYWQRYCGKAETIGFFGPVCWGRLDPDDPATRLRPGPALVSRREVHFEAWALIAYADRLADDLAVRRWWAPTLPPHLSLSDRRVTRPLLPPTELTAVEARLLAACDGRTPAVTLVQRLLADGETGLRSADDAYLLLDRLVDRSLLTWDAGLPVSPEAEHVLRERIDAIGDAPVRAEAAAAFGRLCAARDAVAAAAGDPERLGAALAALNAEFTAVTGRPATRQAGQMYAGRTVLYEETARDLDFTVGSTVLDALAEPLAIVLTAARWLTAEVGAAGERLFADLHAELRGDGPVRLADVWALAQGLLLAPDGPIARAGAGLTARWAELIGLDAVTPGQTELRLRSADLAERARVLFAADRPGWPSARLHSPDVQIAADGLDALDRGDFLLVLGELHPAYVPFDSAVLTPFHPDQPALRAALDAELGPARARVLYPESFPRMTTRITYALNGPRDRQFGIDTARGADVDRLARSTEALVEDDGGQWVAVLPDGTRWPLMEIFANLLGAMLLDSFKLLAPAAHTPRITIDRLVVARRTWRTTVSRTGLAGVTGEAERFLAVRRWRADLGLPERVFVKVGTEIKPCYVDLTAPLHAQSLCAMVDAAAKSGPDVTVTVSELLPDPADAWVTDAQGRGYVSELRLQITDPVSYRGEHG, encoded by the coding sequence ATGAGTCACCTGATCCCCCTCGGCGACACCGGCTGGTCGGTGTGGCGCGACGTCGTGCTGCGTACCGCCGGCTTCCCGGCGGGCGGACTGGCCGCCTTCGCCGCGCCCGAGGCGGCGGACGCCGCGGACGCCCTGCTGGCCGGCGAGGGCGCCGCCGACGTGTTCGAGAAGGCCTTCGCGGCGGCGCTGGCCGACGGCTCCACGGTGGCCGGCGAGATCGCCGCCGACCCGCTGCTGCGCGAGGCGGTCACCTGGCAGAACCCGGAGATGCTGATCGCGCTGGACGGCCTGCTGCGCACCGATCCGGCGGTGCGCAACGTGCGGCGGCGCAAGCGGGAGCTGAGCCTGCTGCGCTACTGGCAGCGCTACTGCGGCAAGGCCGAGACGATCGGCTTCTTCGGCCCGGTCTGCTGGGGCCGGCTCGACCCGGACGACCCGGCCACCCGGCTGCGGCCCGGCCCGGCGCTGGTGTCCCGGCGCGAGGTCCACTTCGAGGCGTGGGCGCTGATCGCGTACGCCGACCGGCTCGCCGACGACCTGGCGGTGCGGCGCTGGTGGGCGCCGACGCTGCCGCCGCACCTGAGCCTGTCCGACCGGCGGGTCACCCGGCCGCTGCTGCCCCCGACCGAGCTGACCGCCGTGGAGGCCCGGCTGCTGGCCGCCTGCGACGGACGCACCCCCGCCGTGACCCTCGTGCAGCGGCTGCTGGCCGACGGGGAGACGGGCCTGCGCAGCGCCGACGACGCCTACCTGCTGCTCGACCGGCTGGTCGACCGGAGCCTGCTGACCTGGGACGCCGGCCTGCCGGTCAGCCCCGAGGCCGAGCACGTGCTCCGCGAGCGCATCGACGCCATCGGTGACGCGCCGGTGCGCGCCGAGGCGGCGGCCGCCTTCGGCCGGCTGTGCGCGGCCCGCGACGCGGTCGCCGCGGCGGCCGGCGACCCGGAACGGCTCGGCGCCGCGCTGGCCGCGTTGAACGCCGAGTTCACCGCCGTCACCGGCCGCCCCGCCACCCGTCAGGCCGGGCAGATGTACGCCGGCCGCACGGTGCTCTACGAGGAGACCGCCCGCGACCTGGACTTCACGGTCGGCTCGACGGTGCTGGACGCGCTGGCCGAGCCGCTGGCGATCGTGCTGACGGCCGCGCGGTGGCTGACCGCCGAGGTCGGCGCCGCCGGGGAGCGGCTCTTCGCGGACCTGCACGCCGAGCTGCGGGGCGACGGGCCGGTGCGGCTGGCCGACGTCTGGGCCCTGGCCCAGGGGCTGCTGCTCGCCCCGGACGGCCCGATCGCCCGGGCCGGCGCCGGGCTGACCGCCCGCTGGGCCGAGCTGATCGGCCTGGACGCGGTGACACCGGGGCAGACCGAGCTGCGGTTGCGCAGCGCCGACCTGGCGGAGCGGGCCCGCGTGCTGTTCGCCGCCGACCGCCCCGGCTGGCCGTCCGCCCGCCTCCACAGCCCCGACGTGCAGATCGCCGCCGACGGGCTGGACGCGCTCGATCGGGGCGACTTCCTGCTGGTGCTCGGCGAGCTGCACCCGGCGTACGTGCCGTTCGACAGCGCGGTGCTGACCCCGTTCCACCCCGACCAGCCGGCGCTGCGGGCGGCGCTGGACGCCGAACTCGGCCCGGCCCGGGCCCGGGTGCTCTACCCGGAGAGCTTCCCGCGGATGACCACCCGCATCACGTACGCCCTCAACGGTCCCCGGGACCGGCAGTTCGGCATCGACACGGCCCGGGGCGCCGACGTCGACCGGCTGGCCCGCTCCACCGAGGCCCTGGTGGAGGACGACGGCGGTCAGTGGGTGGCGGTGCTGCCCGACGGCACCCGCTGGCCGCTGATGGAGATCTTCGCCAACCTGCTCGGCGCGATGCTGCTGGACAGCTTCAAGCTCCTCGCACCGGCTGCGCACACCCCCCGGATCACCATCGACCGGCTGGTCGTGGCCCGGCGGACCTGGCGGACGACGGTCAGCCGGACCGGCCTGGCCGGCGTCACCGGCGAGGCCGAGCGGTTCCTCGCCGTCCGCCGGTGGCGGGCGGACCTGGGGCTGCCCGAGCGGGTGTTCGTCAAGGTGGGCACCGAGATCAAGCCCTGCTACGTCGACCTCACCGCCCCGCTGCACGCCCAGTCCCTCTGCGCCATGGTCGACGCCGCCGCGAAGAGCGGCCCCGACGTCACCGTGACCGTCAGCGAGCTGCTGCCCGACCCGGCGGACGCCTGGGTGACCGACGCGCAGG